A genomic segment from Agrobacterium vitis encodes:
- a CDS encoding methyl-accepting chemotaxis protein — MRIARKLPLFVCLITILSIGAASWATLIQSSTLVKKEVMQKLEATADGRRNEARLYFENLVTNLRAFSSVATTGEALYKFKADWRYLGEKPREALVDRYITQNPNPAGQRLQLESARIDTYDSNHAKFHPLLRMALQQYGYADVFLIDPKGNIVYSVQKNDEYAGNVGDPALKDGPLAQAYAQVAKSDDRQFYALSDFTAYGPSRQTVAFLSTPLFMGDIKMGVLVVAIPSERLTGMFSNRTGLGDTGETILLDSNSMMVNDSALTGEKDSLVTKVAAPMLADVLKGAKASGQIDGYRNMVSYAAAIPLSFAGHNWAVVALMSENEALANVAHLRNTILLIAAGLLVLAITGAVLFSRSLTGPINQLVDSMKRLADGDTGVTLVGENRADEIGDMVRSVAIFRDAAIEKGRLQSAAEQDRQTSEAERLAREAARNEETARLQQAVDILGAGLQRLAAGDLTTTIETPFMEGLDRLRTDFNDSIRRLASTVRQLSGSTGSINGTATGMVAATHDLSRRSEQQAAAIEQTSAVINQIMEAIRTSTERAENARRMVADAKTSTERSGAIVGSAIDAMGRIEEASQAISQIINVIDEIAFQTNLLALNAGVEAARAGEAGKGFAVVAQEVRELAQRSAGAAKEIKELISKSGEAVKSGVGLVRNTGDALGDIAGQVVHINEEISFIATAVGEQSESVREISTAIRQMEETTQQNSQMADRTNSDMSRLTSDAEALSNLVSQFRVMDGEIVPNPAASSYRPAASQQPSAPNTRQAVRPADPASSRPAASPARALMGKLAAGLKTGGGSPAPSGGNNWEEF, encoded by the coding sequence ATGCGCATTGCGCGTAAGTTGCCATTATTTGTCTGTTTGATCACGATTCTGTCGATCGGAGCAGCCAGTTGGGCCACGCTGATTCAAAGCTCCACCCTGGTCAAAAAAGAAGTGATGCAGAAGCTGGAGGCGACGGCCGACGGTCGACGCAACGAGGCCAGGCTTTATTTCGAAAATCTGGTCACCAATCTGCGGGCTTTTTCCAGCGTCGCCACGACGGGGGAGGCCCTTTACAAGTTCAAGGCGGACTGGCGCTATCTGGGCGAAAAGCCGCGCGAAGCGCTGGTGGATCGCTACATTACTCAAAATCCGAATCCGGCCGGGCAGCGATTGCAGTTGGAGTCGGCCCGTATCGATACCTATGACAGTAACCATGCCAAATTCCATCCGCTGCTGCGCATGGCTTTGCAGCAATATGGCTATGCGGATGTCTTCCTGATCGATCCGAAGGGCAATATCGTCTATTCGGTGCAGAAAAATGATGAATATGCTGGCAATGTCGGCGATCCAGCACTGAAAGATGGTCCTTTGGCCCAGGCCTATGCCCAGGTCGCCAAGAGCGATGACCGGCAGTTCTACGCGCTGTCGGATTTCACCGCGTATGGTCCGTCCCGTCAGACGGTGGCTTTCCTTTCGACCCCGTTGTTCATGGGTGACATCAAGATGGGCGTGCTGGTCGTTGCCATTCCCTCGGAACGGCTGACCGGGATGTTTTCCAACCGGACAGGGCTTGGCGATACGGGTGAGACCATTCTCCTCGATTCCAATAGCATGATGGTCAATGATTCCGCGCTAACAGGTGAAAAAGATTCTCTTGTCACCAAGGTTGCCGCACCGATGCTGGCCGATGTCTTGAAGGGTGCCAAGGCCAGCGGTCAGATCGATGGCTATCGCAATATGGTGAGCTATGCGGCGGCCATTCCCCTGTCCTTTGCCGGTCATAACTGGGCTGTCGTCGCGCTGATGAGTGAGAATGAGGCGCTGGCCAATGTCGCGCATTTGCGCAATACCATCCTGTTGATTGCCGCTGGTCTGCTGGTCCTGGCGATCACTGGCGCGGTTCTGTTTTCCCGTTCGCTGACCGGGCCGATCAACCAATTGGTCGATAGCATGAAACGGCTGGCCGATGGCGATACCGGCGTGACGCTGGTTGGTGAGAACCGGGCCGATGAAATCGGCGATATGGTGCGGTCCGTGGCGATCTTCCGCGATGCGGCCATCGAGAAGGGACGGTTGCAATCTGCCGCCGAACAGGATCGGCAGACGTCGGAGGCAGAGCGCCTGGCCCGCGAAGCCGCCCGCAATGAGGAAACCGCGCGGCTACAGCAGGCCGTCGATATTCTCGGTGCCGGTCTGCAACGGCTTGCCGCTGGCGACTTGACGACCACCATCGAGACGCCGTTCATGGAAGGCCTTGACCGGCTTCGCACCGATTTCAACGATTCGATCCGGCGGTTGGCATCGACAGTGCGCCAACTGTCCGGCAGCACCGGCTCGATCAACGGCACCGCGACCGGAATGGTCGCGGCAACACATGACCTGTCGCGCCGCTCCGAGCAGCAGGCCGCGGCCATCGAGCAGACATCCGCCGTGATCAACCAGATCATGGAAGCCATCCGCACATCGACGGAGCGGGCCGAAAATGCGAGACGCATGGTGGCGGATGCCAAGACCTCGACCGAACGCTCAGGAGCGATTGTCGGGTCTGCGATCGACGCCATGGGGCGGATCGAAGAGGCATCGCAGGCCATTTCGCAGATCATCAATGTCATTGATGAGATCGCCTTCCAGACCAATCTTCTGGCCTTGAACGCTGGCGTGGAAGCGGCCCGTGCGGGCGAAGCGGGCAAGGGCTTTGCGGTCGTCGCCCAGGAAGTGCGTGAATTGGCGCAGCGTTCCGCTGGTGCCGCCAAGGAAATCAAGGAACTGATCAGCAAGTCCGGCGAGGCGGTGAAAAGCGGTGTTGGGCTCGTGCGCAATACCGGCGACGCGCTGGGCGATATTGCCGGGCAGGTCGTGCATATCAACGAGGAAATCTCGTTTATCGCCACGGCTGTCGGCGAACAATCGGAGAGCGTGCGGGAAATTTCCACGGCCATCCGCCAGATGGAGGAAACGACCCAGCAGAATTCGCAGATGGCAGACCGGACCAATTCTGATATGTCGCGCCTGACCAGCGATGCTGAAGCGCTGTCCAATCTGGTGTCGCAGTTCAGGGTCATGGACGGTGAGATCGTTCCCAACCCGGCAGCCTCTTCCTATCGTCCTGCTGCTTCGCAGCAACCGTCTGCCCCCAATACCCGTCAGGCCGTCAGGCCAGCCGATCCGGCCAGCAGCCGTCCCGCCGCTTCGCCTGCCCGCGCCTTGATGGGCAAGCTGGCAGCCGGGTTGAAGACCGGCGGTGGCTCACCTGCCCCGAGCGGTGGCAACAATTGGGAAGAGTTCTGA
- a CDS encoding 3-hydroxybutyryl-CoA dehydrogenase: MIKNVGIVGAGQMGCGIAYVSALSGYDVTLYDLSKERIEAGLATINGNMARQVANGKMEDSERKTALARISGVTDVQDLAQVDLVIEAATEDESVKRKIFGQICPVLKPEALLATNTSSLSITRLAASTDRPERFMGIHFMNPVPVMKLVELVRGIATGEKTFETAKDFVRSLDKTITVAEDFPAFIVNRILLPMINEAIYTLYEGVGSVEAIDTAMKLGANHPMGPLQLADFIGLDTCLSIMQVLHDGLADSKYRPCPLLVKYVEAGWLGRKSGRGFYDYRGEIPVPTR, translated from the coding sequence ATGATCAAGAATGTTGGAATTGTCGGCGCGGGACAGATGGGCTGCGGCATTGCCTATGTATCGGCGCTCTCCGGCTACGATGTCACGCTTTATGACCTGAGCAAGGAGCGGATCGAAGCCGGGCTTGCCACCATCAACGGTAACATGGCGCGCCAGGTTGCCAATGGCAAAATGGAGGATAGCGAGCGCAAAACGGCGCTGGCCCGCATTTCCGGCGTCACCGACGTGCAGGATCTGGCCCAGGTGGATCTGGTGATTGAGGCCGCCACCGAGGATGAAAGCGTCAAGCGCAAGATTTTCGGCCAGATCTGCCCGGTGCTGAAGCCGGAAGCGCTTCTCGCCACCAATACGTCTTCGCTTTCCATTACCCGGCTTGCGGCATCCACGGATCGCCCGGAACGCTTCATGGGTATCCATTTCATGAACCCGGTGCCGGTGATGAAGCTGGTGGAGCTGGTACGCGGCATTGCCACCGGTGAAAAGACCTTCGAGACCGCCAAGGATTTTGTGCGGTCGCTCGACAAGACCATTACCGTCGCCGAGGATTTTCCCGCCTTCATCGTCAACCGCATCCTGCTGCCGATGATCAACGAGGCGATCTATACGCTCTATGAAGGTGTCGGCTCGGTCGAAGCCATCGATACGGCGATGAAGCTCGGCGCCAATCATCCGATGGGGCCCTTGCAGCTCGCCGATTTCATCGGTCTCGATACCTGCCTGTCGATCATGCAGGTTCTGCATGATGGCCTGGCCGACAGCAAATATCGCCCCTGCCCGCTGCTGGTCAAATATGTCGAGGCCGGATGGCTTGGCCGCAAATCCGGCCGGGGCTTCTATGATTACCGCGGCGAAATCCCGGTTCCGACACGGTAA